Proteins encoded within one genomic window of Thermodesulfobacteriota bacterium:
- a CDS encoding HAD-IC family P-type ATPase produces the protein MNDKPSQTRIWHAMDPGAVIEALDTRENGLSDSEAAGRLARYGTNSLPQKPPAPFWKTFIYQFRSPLMYILVFAAVIAFAIKEPTDAGFIIVALLLNAIIGGYQEWRAEQSAKALQKLLKIKATVERDGEIVDIDAESIVPGDIVWLESGNRAPADIRLLTTNGLEIDESLLTGESLPVLKDWSWIGRPGTPLGDTLNMAYAGSIVTRGRAKGVVAATGQATQVGRLALDVMSGGQGEPPLIARMKTFTHIIGFVALISAVAIGLLGLALGRYGFNEMLHFVVALAVSAIPEGLPVAMTVALAVAMTRMARRGVIVRRLVAVEGLGSCTYIATDKTGTLTRNELTVKEVILPGGEAFEVSGVGFAPEGEVLSGGKPVARGGRPWLERLAIAAVLCNEADLHHRDHGWVWHGDTVDVSLLSFGHKLGYEREPLLDSCPQVNEIPFEPERQFSASYHKTGGHSTTVFVKGAPERVIEMCGIEKEEDKSGLLAIAEDMAGRGYRVLALAEGEIAGEVSPSEFPPEPSGLGLLGFAGMIDPLRHGVKEAVNSCRQAGIEVSMVTGDHPVTALAIARDLGMASDYSQVVTGAELMSKSPEEMEKIVERTNVFARVSPNQKYQIVEAVQGAGHFVAVTGDGVNDAPALRTANIGIAMGKEGTDVAREVSELVISDDNFATIVAGVEEGRIAYDNVRKVIYLLISTNAAELVLILLSIIAGLPLPLLPVQILWLNLVTNGIQDIALAFEPGEGDSLQKKPRSPRERIFNKIMIERTLAATLTMGILGFGFFYVLIHSGWNEAAARNALLLLMVLFENVHIGNCRSETKSALILSPFRSPILLTGAVAALLVHVAAMYLPIGQSILGTEPVSLEMWGVVGALALTIFITMEIHKLTWWFRNRPAGR, from the coding sequence ATGAACGATAAACCATCACAGACACGAATCTGGCACGCCATGGACCCGGGGGCGGTTATCGAAGCGCTCGACACACGGGAAAACGGGCTCAGCGATTCCGAAGCCGCCGGGCGGCTGGCTCGGTACGGGACCAACTCGCTTCCGCAAAAGCCCCCTGCCCCTTTCTGGAAAACCTTTATATACCAGTTCCGAAGCCCGCTCATGTACATACTGGTCTTCGCCGCCGTCATAGCCTTTGCCATAAAAGAGCCGACGGACGCGGGCTTCATAATCGTGGCGCTGCTCCTGAACGCCATAATCGGCGGCTACCAGGAATGGCGTGCGGAGCAGAGCGCAAAGGCGCTGCAAAAACTGCTGAAGATAAAAGCCACCGTAGAGAGAGACGGCGAAATAGTCGACATCGACGCCGAGAGCATAGTCCCCGGGGACATCGTCTGGCTCGAATCCGGGAACCGGGCCCCGGCTGACATAAGGCTCCTTACGACAAACGGGCTCGAGATAGACGAATCCCTGCTGACGGGCGAATCCCTCCCCGTTCTGAAGGACTGGTCATGGATCGGAAGACCGGGCACGCCGCTCGGCGACACGCTGAACATGGCCTACGCCGGATCGATAGTCACGAGGGGCCGCGCCAAGGGCGTGGTCGCGGCGACAGGGCAAGCGACCCAGGTCGGCCGGCTCGCTCTCGACGTGATGTCCGGGGGCCAGGGCGAGCCGCCCCTCATAGCGAGGATGAAGACGTTCACGCACATAATCGGGTTCGTGGCGCTCATATCCGCTGTCGCCATAGGCCTCCTCGGTCTCGCGCTCGGGAGATACGGCTTTAACGAAATGCTCCACTTCGTCGTGGCCCTCGCCGTCTCGGCCATACCCGAGGGCCTGCCCGTGGCGATGACGGTAGCCCTCGCCGTCGCCATGACCAGAATGGCCCGGAGAGGGGTTATCGTCCGCAGGCTGGTCGCGGTCGAGGGGCTCGGAAGCTGCACGTATATAGCGACCGATAAAACGGGAACCCTCACGCGAAACGAGCTCACGGTAAAAGAGGTGATCCTCCCCGGCGGCGAGGCATTCGAGGTGAGCGGGGTCGGCTTCGCCCCCGAAGGAGAGGTGCTCTCCGGCGGAAAGCCGGTCGCTCGCGGCGGCCGACCCTGGCTCGAGCGACTGGCGATAGCCGCTGTACTGTGCAACGAAGCCGACCTTCACCACAGGGACCACGGATGGGTGTGGCACGGGGACACGGTGGACGTATCGCTCCTCTCGTTCGGCCACAAGCTGGGCTACGAACGCGAGCCGCTCCTCGATTCCTGCCCGCAGGTGAACGAAATACCATTCGAGCCCGAGCGGCAGTTCTCGGCCTCCTATCACAAAACCGGCGGGCACTCGACGACGGTCTTCGTGAAGGGCGCCCCCGAAAGGGTTATCGAAATGTGCGGGATCGAAAAAGAGGAGGACAAGTCCGGTCTCCTCGCGATCGCCGAAGACATGGCCGGCAGGGGCTACCGCGTGCTCGCGCTGGCCGAGGGGGAGATAGCCGGCGAGGTGAGCCCCTCCGAGTTCCCTCCCGAGCCCTCCGGCCTCGGGCTGCTCGGGTTCGCGGGAATGATCGACCCGCTCAGGCACGGCGTGAAGGAGGCGGTAAACAGCTGCAGGCAGGCGGGCATAGAGGTATCGATGGTGACCGGGGACCACCCCGTAACGGCCCTCGCCATAGCGCGCGACCTCGGCATGGCCTCCGATTATTCCCAGGTCGTGACGGGCGCCGAGTTAATGTCGAAGTCGCCCGAAGAGATGGAGAAAATAGTCGAGCGCACGAACGTCTTCGCGAGGGTGAGCCCCAACCAGAAATACCAGATCGTCGAGGCGGTGCAGGGCGCCGGGCATTTCGTGGCCGTAACCGGCGACGGCGTGAACGACGCCCCCGCCCTCAGGACGGCCAACATAGGCATAGCCATGGGAAAGGAGGGCACCGACGTCGCGAGAGAGGTGTCCGAGCTCGTGATCAGCGACGACAACTTCGCGACGATCGTGGCCGGGGTCGAGGAGGGCCGTATTGCGTACGACAACGTCCGGAAGGTGATCTACCTCCTGATTTCGACGAACGCCGCCGAGCTCGTGCTCATTCTCCTGAGCATCATCGCGGGCCTTCCGCTCCCTCTCCTGCCCGTCCAGATACTATGGCTCAACCTGGTCACAAACGGCATACAGGACATAGCCCTTGCCTTCGAGCCGGGCGAGGGAGACTCGCTCCAGAAGAAGCCGAGGTCGCCCAGGGAGCGCATATTCAACAAGATAATGATCGAGCGGACGCTCGCGGCAACCCTTACCATGGGCATTCTGGGCTTCGGCTTTTTCTATGTTCTCATCCACAGCGGGTGGAACGAGGCCGCGGCCCGTAACGCGCTCCTCCTCCTGATGGTGCTATTCGAAAACGTCCACATAGGCAACTGCCGCTCGGAGACGAAATCCGCGCTCATACTCTCTCCCTTCCGGAGCCCGATCCTTCTGACCGGCGCCGTCGCGGCACTTCTGGTTCACGTGGCGGCGATGTACCTGCCGATCGGGCAGAGTATACTCGGGACGGAGCCCGTATCCCTTGAGATGTGGGGAGTAGTGGGCGCCCTTGCGCTCACGATCTTCATAACCATGGAGATTCACAAGCTGACGTGGTGGTTCAGGAACAGACCGGCCGGCCGTTAG
- a CDS encoding universal stress protein, with protein MTGFKKILLVYSGKENGRDALERAFSIAKHNKSGLTIVWVVERIPERMDDFLEMVSVKELEKALVDERLSEIKNAIKKYESRTKIKAEVKVLTGKPQIEIIREVLRNKHDLVIKTAGGKGRAKDPLLGSVDIGLLRKCPSPVWMLKPSRSRKYSRILAAIDPDPTDQKTNELNGSILELALSVSKHEKSELHIVHAWSLFGEKALRGPRFGKSEAQIKKLLGETRRAHKECVETLLAKNGLDESEYKLHLLKGDPSVLIPKFAAREKMDLVVMGTVCRTGLPGFIIGNTAESVLSQVKCSLLTVKPAGFVSPVKL; from the coding sequence ATGACGGGATTTAAAAAGATACTCCTGGTTTACAGCGGAAAGGAGAACGGCCGGGACGCCCTGGAGCGCGCCTTTTCCATAGCCAAACACAACAAATCTGGGCTGACGATCGTCTGGGTGGTAGAAAGAATACCCGAAAGAATGGATGATTTTCTGGAAATGGTTTCTGTCAAAGAGCTCGAAAAGGCCCTCGTCGACGAAAGGCTCTCCGAAATCAAAAACGCGATAAAAAAGTACGAAAGCCGTACGAAGATAAAGGCCGAGGTCAAAGTCCTCACCGGAAAGCCTCAGATAGAAATAATAAGAGAGGTGCTCAGGAACAAGCACGACCTCGTGATAAAAACCGCCGGGGGCAAGGGCAGGGCGAAGGATCCCCTCCTCGGAAGCGTCGATATCGGCCTGCTTCGGAAATGCCCCTCCCCGGTATGGATGCTGAAACCGTCAAGGTCCCGGAAATATTCCCGCATTCTCGCCGCCATCGACCCCGACCCGACGGACCAAAAAACCAACGAGCTGAACGGCTCCATTCTCGAGCTCGCCCTCTCGGTTTCGAAACACGAAAAAAGCGAGCTTCACATAGTCCACGCGTGGAGCCTCTTCGGCGAAAAAGCGCTCAGGGGGCCGCGTTTCGGAAAGAGCGAAGCACAGATAAAGAAGCTTCTCGGCGAAACGAGACGCGCCCACAAAGAATGTGTAGAAACGCTCCTGGCGAAAAACGGTCTGGACGAGTCGGAATACAAGCTCCATCTGCTTAAAGGCGATCCGTCCGTGCTAATTCCCAAATTCGCGGCAAGGGAAAAAATGGATCTCGTCGTCATGGGCACCGTCTGCAGAACGGGATTGCCCGGGTTTATAATAGGGAACACGGCCGAATCCGTCCTGAGCCAGGTGAAATGCTCGTTATTGACCGTAAAACCGGCCGGATTCGTCTCGCCCGTAAAGCTTTAG
- the ychF gene encoding redox-regulated ATPase YchF encodes MGLRCGLVGLPNVGKSTLFNALTSAGAEVGNFPFTTIDDNVGVVAVADDRLHKLAELVKPQKLTPTYLEVVDIAGLVKGASEGKGRGNAFLASIREVDLILHTVRCFENDNVVHVEGFPDAMRDIHIIEDELLLKDLETLEKRQEKLQSQAKGGDRKIKDALEVVTRLKEFVENGNKARNFPLDEESAKVVKEMYLLTDIPMIYVCNVSEDDIPDAAGNEEVGKVREYAEKEGSEVIVLSAKIEAEIAELPYDEKKLFLDELGLEDSGLDRLVRIAYDKLGIITYFTQGPKEVRAWTIRKGWKAPQAAGVIHTDFERGFIRAETASYDDFIAAGSEAALKEAGKMRSEGKEYVVRDGDIMLFRFNV; translated from the coding sequence ATGGGACTCAGATGCGGACTGGTAGGGCTTCCCAACGTGGGGAAGTCTACTCTTTTTAATGCCCTTACGAGCGCAGGGGCGGAAGTCGGGAATTTCCCGTTCACCACGATAGACGACAACGTCGGCGTCGTGGCCGTCGCGGACGACAGGCTCCACAAGCTGGCCGAGCTTGTGAAGCCGCAGAAGCTTACGCCGACATACCTCGAAGTGGTAGACATCGCGGGCCTGGTCAAAGGCGCGTCCGAGGGGAAGGGCAGGGGGAACGCCTTTCTCGCCAGCATAAGGGAAGTGGACCTTATTCTCCACACGGTCCGATGCTTCGAGAACGATAACGTGGTGCACGTCGAGGGCTTCCCGGACGCGATGCGCGACATACATATCATAGAGGACGAGCTGTTGCTGAAGGACCTCGAAACCCTCGAAAAGCGGCAGGAGAAGCTCCAGTCGCAGGCAAAGGGCGGGGACAGGAAGATCAAGGATGCGCTCGAAGTGGTGACGCGCCTTAAGGAGTTCGTCGAGAACGGGAACAAGGCCCGGAATTTCCCGCTGGACGAGGAGTCGGCGAAGGTCGTAAAGGAGATGTATCTCCTTACCGACATCCCGATGATATACGTCTGCAACGTGAGCGAGGACGACATACCGGACGCCGCCGGGAACGAAGAGGTCGGGAAGGTGAGGGAGTACGCGGAGAAGGAGGGCTCGGAGGTTATAGTCCTTTCGGCGAAGATAGAGGCCGAGATCGCCGAGCTGCCGTACGACGAGAAGAAGCTCTTTCTGGACGAGCTCGGGCTCGAGGATTCCGGGCTCGACAGGCTCGTCAGGATTGCATATGATAAGCTGGGAATAATCACGTATTTCACGCAGGGGCCGAAGGAGGTCAGGGCGTGGACGATAAGAAAGGGGTGGAAGGCCCCGCAGGCGGCGGGCGTCATACATACGGACTTCGAGCGGGGGTTCATTCGCGCCGAGACGGCGTCGTACGACGACTTCATCGCGGCGGGCTCGGAGGCTGCACTAAAGGAAGCCGGCAAGATGCGCTCCGAGGGCAAGGAGTACGTCGTCAGGGACGGGGACATAATGCTCTTCAGGTTCAATGTATAA
- a CDS encoding quinone-dependent dihydroorotate dehydrogenase produces MYKEIIRPVLDRLDSETFHDLARESLHLAELTPLTLKLVELFADGGRRFTDERLRVNLGGVELENPLIVGAGWDKAGRAVMALWQLGFAAVEVGSVLEYRQPGNPKPRQFMVAPGTAINWLGFNSPGMDVVAKNLSRYKNPPFKLGISIGMNKDVPHDDSPRAHAVVAERLYGYADYFAINVSSPNTPGLRKLHEKGRTANIVKAVIAAMEGKGGRKPLFVKVAPELGWKAIDDILEVAIDHGVTGIIATNTADVPEMKAKYGERWRTQPGGLSGDDPDYRRMATEKVAYIYRQAGDKLDIIGVGGVKDAETALEKIRAGAKALQIVTAIRGEGTAVAGKINKGLVEFMEREGMRSLGEIVGVDAGR; encoded by the coding sequence ATGTATAAAGAGATAATAAGGCCTGTGCTGGACAGGCTAGATTCCGAAACGTTTCACGACCTGGCGAGGGAATCCCTTCACCTCGCCGAACTGACCCCCCTAACATTAAAGCTCGTAGAACTATTCGCCGACGGCGGCAGACGCTTTACGGACGAGAGGCTGCGTGTAAATCTCGGCGGGGTCGAGCTAGAAAATCCGCTCATCGTCGGCGCGGGATGGGACAAGGCGGGGAGGGCCGTGATGGCCCTATGGCAGCTCGGATTTGCGGCGGTGGAGGTGGGCTCGGTGCTGGAGTACCGCCAGCCGGGTAATCCGAAGCCGAGGCAGTTCATGGTCGCTCCGGGGACGGCGATAAACTGGCTCGGATTCAACAGCCCGGGGATGGACGTCGTCGCGAAGAATCTCAGCCGCTACAAGAACCCGCCGTTTAAGCTGGGGATCAGCATCGGGATGAACAAAGACGTCCCGCACGACGATTCGCCCCGCGCGCACGCAGTCGTCGCGGAGAGGCTTTACGGATACGCCGATTACTTCGCGATAAACGTGAGCTCGCCCAATACCCCCGGCCTGAGAAAGCTCCACGAGAAGGGGCGGACGGCGAACATCGTCAAGGCAGTGATAGCGGCCATGGAGGGGAAGGGCGGGCGGAAGCCGCTATTCGTGAAGGTCGCGCCGGAGCTCGGCTGGAAGGCGATAGACGATATACTCGAAGTCGCGATAGACCACGGGGTGACGGGGATAATCGCGACGAACACGGCGGACGTGCCGGAGATGAAGGCGAAGTACGGGGAGAGGTGGAGGACGCAGCCCGGCGGGCTCAGCGGGGACGATCCGGACTACAGGCGCATGGCGACGGAGAAGGTCGCCTACATATACAGGCAGGCGGGGGACAAGCTGGATATTATCGGCGTCGGCGGCGTGAAAGACGCGGAGACGGCGCTCGAAAAGATAAGGGCCGGGGCGAAGGCGCTGCAGATCGTGACGGCTATAAGGGGGGAGGGGACTGCCGTTGCGGGGAAGATTAACAAGGGGCTCGTGGAGTTCATGGAGAGGGAAGGGATGAGGTCTTTGGGGGAGATTGTGGGTGTGGATGCGGGGAGGTGA
- the argJ gene encoding bifunctional glutamate N-acetyltransferase/amino-acid acetyltransferase ArgJ — protein MIKIPGFLGSGISCGIKKRGKKDLALLFSETPAKAAGVFTTNVVKAPPVVLGMERIKGGYCQAVLINSGIANAFTGPAGMKAAVLTSRYLARGLGIAEDLVIPSSTGLIGGPLPTDKIKNAVPQLVSGLREDGMLDAAEAIMTTDAFPKYASVNVIIGGGKGTVAVIGKGAGMIMPNMATMLAYIMTDVNVGKRALSRLLFDSNGSSFNKIIVDGDTSTNDTVLLLANGKLGNRAVDGGKDYKKLLDAVTEAASEVAHMIVKDGEGATKVVKIIVKGAKTEKDAEAVARTIGTSLLVKSALFGEDPNWGRIVAAAGRAGVDFNPDRLDLFFAGHKVLSNSKAVMDEEKALEVMKLPTFSITLDLKSGKKSSFVVTSDITFDYLKINAHYRT, from the coding sequence ATGATAAAGATTCCCGGTTTCCTGGGGAGCGGTATATCCTGCGGAATCAAAAAAAGGGGCAAGAAGGACCTCGCCCTTTTATTCTCGGAAACCCCCGCGAAAGCGGCGGGAGTATTTACGACGAACGTCGTCAAGGCCCCGCCCGTCGTCCTCGGAATGGAGAGGATAAAGGGCGGATACTGTCAGGCCGTGCTGATAAACAGCGGCATCGCTAACGCGTTCACCGGCCCTGCGGGCATGAAGGCGGCGGTACTCACATCGCGCTACCTCGCCCGGGGTCTCGGCATCGCCGAAGACCTCGTCATACCGTCCTCTACGGGGCTCATCGGCGGCCCGCTCCCGACGGACAAGATCAAGAATGCCGTGCCCCAGCTCGTCTCCGGGCTAAGGGAGGACGGCATGCTCGACGCCGCCGAGGCCATCATGACGACGGACGCGTTCCCGAAATATGCGTCCGTGAATGTCATCATCGGCGGCGGCAAGGGCACGGTCGCCGTCATAGGCAAAGGCGCGGGGATGATAATGCCGAACATGGCGACGATGCTCGCCTACATCATGACGGACGTCAACGTAGGCAAAAGGGCGCTTTCCAGGCTACTCTTCGACTCGAACGGCAGCTCGTTCAACAAGATCATAGTAGACGGCGATACGTCCACGAACGACACGGTGCTCCTGCTCGCCAACGGCAAGCTCGGCAACAGGGCCGTAGACGGCGGCAAGGATTACAAGAAGCTCCTGGACGCAGTCACGGAAGCCGCATCCGAGGTCGCCCACATGATAGTCAAGGACGGCGAAGGGGCGACCAAGGTAGTGAAGATAATCGTCAAGGGCGCGAAGACGGAAAAGGACGCCGAGGCCGTCGCGCGGACTATCGGGACTTCGCTCCTCGTTAAGAGCGCACTCTTCGGCGAAGACCCGAACTGGGGGAGGATAGTCGCCGCGGCGGGACGCGCGGGCGTGGATTTCAACCCGGACAGGCTCGACCTCTTCTTCGCCGGGCACAAGGTCTTAAGCAACTCGAAGGCGGTCATGGACGAGGAAAAGGCCCTCGAAGTCATGAAGCTGCCGACCTTCTCCATAACCCTCGACCTTAAATCGGGCAAGAAAAGCTCCTTCGTCGTAACGAGCGACATCACGTTCGACTACCTCAAGATCAACGCACACTATAGGACTTGA
- the recO gene encoding DNA repair protein RecO — protein MINGQEAYLLRKAPYGERDYVLTLFTRDSGKISGFAKNARTSGKRFGGRIEPFVLFRARYKERSGGLRFVDDAETVRVFRRLMEDVGLFLWGSLALEIVDVLTPKDAPNEEMFEALTGLFTELDEGKSALPAILEFQLRTLALSGYEPNLETCAECGNDAGDRAHFSIRRGGVVCTACGSRAGNGGLVSREFLRRRDLMELHLENVVKYVKLFLRFTEYHTEKRLNSSRFIEELTV, from the coding sequence ATGATAAACGGGCAGGAGGCATATCTCCTGAGAAAAGCCCCCTACGGCGAAAGAGACTACGTCCTCACGCTTTTCACTAGGGACTCGGGGAAGATAAGCGGGTTTGCGAAGAACGCCCGGACGAGCGGGAAGCGCTTCGGCGGGAGGATAGAGCCGTTCGTCCTCTTCCGCGCGAGGTACAAGGAAAGAAGCGGCGGCCTCAGGTTTGTCGACGACGCCGAAACGGTCAGGGTCTTCCGCCGCCTGATGGAAGACGTCGGGCTCTTCCTCTGGGGCAGCCTCGCCCTCGAAATCGTGGACGTCCTCACGCCTAAAGACGCCCCCAACGAAGAGATGTTCGAGGCGCTTACGGGGCTCTTCACAGAGCTCGACGAGGGCAAAAGCGCTCTCCCGGCCATCCTGGAATTTCAGCTCCGGACGCTCGCCCTTTCGGGGTACGAGCCCAATCTCGAAACCTGCGCCGAGTGCGGGAACGACGCCGGCGACAGGGCTCATTTCAGCATAAGAAGGGGCGGTGTAGTCTGCACGGCGTGCGGCAGCCGGGCCGGGAACGGCGGCCTCGTATCGAGAGAATTTCTCCGCCGTAGGGATTTGATGGAGCTTCACCTTGAGAATGTTGTAAAATACGTAAAACTGTTTCTCAGATTCACCGAATACCACACAGAGAAAAGATTGAATTCGTCCAGGTTCATAGAGGAGCTGACAGTATGA
- the mgtE gene encoding magnesium transporter gives MPNPELAERITNDLLEGNMQDIRDVLTDVHPSEIAGILTVFPPEDYQRILEALDAETASEVILELDPEHREEILGELDAEKIAEIVEEMESDDAADLIGELPEQTATSVLSKMDPEGLRDVEPLLKYPEDSAGGIMQTELVKVGNNFTVRDAINWIRLIADEIPDFYQIFVTDENDRLLGDISLQTLILATPGSGVTDVMEPLEVTVTPYMDQEDVANIFQKFDILSVPVVDDDGVLLGRITADDILDVIAEEASEDIMQMAGVGDTLHPIYTPMRTRIKLRIPWLLMTLVGELFIAFIIVHAFEPTLQKVAILAAFMPAIMATGGNVGLQTTTIVIRSLGMGTINIKQILRIIFLEVRVGITLGVICGVLAAGIGALISYHEPEVLKIAIAVFTAMLSATMATSFIGVAGPLVLHKLNFDPAAASGPFLTMFNDIFGSVFYLFIAMLIFH, from the coding sequence ATGCCGAATCCCGAGCTCGCCGAAAGAATAACCAACGACCTCCTCGAAGGAAATATGCAGGATATAAGGGACGTCCTGACGGATGTCCATCCGTCCGAAATAGCCGGGATACTGACGGTGTTCCCGCCCGAGGACTACCAGCGCATACTCGAAGCGCTCGACGCCGAAACGGCCTCCGAAGTCATCCTGGAGCTCGATCCCGAGCACAGGGAGGAGATACTCGGCGAGCTCGACGCCGAGAAGATAGCCGAGATAGTCGAAGAGATGGAATCCGACGACGCAGCCGACCTTATCGGCGAGCTCCCGGAGCAGACGGCCACCTCGGTTCTCTCGAAGATGGACCCCGAGGGCCTCCGGGACGTCGAGCCGCTCCTCAAATACCCCGAAGACTCCGCGGGCGGTATCATGCAGACCGAGCTCGTCAAGGTCGGCAACAATTTCACGGTCCGCGACGCCATAAACTGGATAAGGCTGATAGCCGACGAAATTCCGGACTTTTACCAGATTTTCGTTACGGACGAAAACGACAGGCTCCTCGGCGACATATCCCTCCAGACACTCATTCTGGCGACCCCGGGCTCCGGGGTAACGGACGTCATGGAGCCGCTCGAAGTTACGGTCACACCCTACATGGACCAGGAGGACGTTGCGAATATATTCCAGAAGTTCGACATACTGTCGGTCCCCGTCGTGGACGACGACGGCGTTCTTCTGGGCAGGATCACGGCCGACGACATCCTCGACGTCATAGCCGAAGAGGCCTCCGAGGACATAATGCAGATGGCCGGTGTCGGCGACACCCTTCACCCCATCTACACCCCTATGCGGACGCGCATAAAGCTGAGAATCCCCTGGCTCCTCATGACCCTCGTGGGCGAGCTCTTCATCGCGTTCATAATCGTCCACGCCTTCGAGCCGACGCTCCAGAAGGTGGCCATACTGGCCGCGTTCATGCCCGCGATCATGGCCACGGGGGGCAACGTGGGGCTCCAGACGACGACCATCGTGATCAGGAGCCTCGGGATGGGGACAATCAACATAAAGCAGATACTGAGGATTATTTTTCTGGAGGTAAGAGTCGGAATCACGCTCGGCGTTATATGCGGCGTGCTGGCGGCGGGCATAGGGGCGCTCATAAGCTACCACGAGCCCGAGGTTCTTAAAATCGCTATAGCGGTATTCACGGCGATGCTGTCGGCCACCATGGCCACGTCGTTCATAGGCGTCGCCGGGCCGCTCGTGCTTCACAAGCTCAATTTCGACCCGGCGGCGGCGTCCGGGCCGTTCCTCACGATGTTCAACGACATCTTCGGCTCGGTCTTCTACCTCTTCATAGCGATGCTGATTTTCCACTGA
- a CDS encoding 4-hydroxybenzoate octaprenyltransferase, with protein MKSIRNYSNFVKFEHTLFSLPMILAGAFLAWGGLPDLKLLVLIILAGTGARTAALAINRILDRRIDALNPRTKERELPSGKLSLGKAYVVTTAGLVLYFAAAYKICDLVLYLSPVPLVVFIIYPLMKRFTWLCHFGVGLGLALAPLGGWIAVTCSFHSIYPGVLLALFTFFWVSGFDVIYATMDEAFDREQGIYSMVARFGRGTALYISGLLHQAAFFSIAFLYFLMFRTIAAGIMVAAIGILLFLEQRKSSNVDLAFFKINILVGFSVFLFVLAGIYLP; from the coding sequence ATGAAGAGCATAAGAAATTACAGCAATTTCGTGAAATTCGAGCATACGCTGTTTTCGCTGCCGATGATCCTGGCCGGGGCTTTTCTCGCGTGGGGAGGGCTTCCGGACCTGAAGCTCCTGGTGCTCATAATACTCGCGGGGACCGGCGCGCGGACCGCGGCGCTGGCGATAAACAGGATACTCGACCGTAGGATAGACGCCCTGAATCCCCGGACGAAGGAGAGGGAGCTCCCGTCGGGGAAGCTCAGCCTCGGGAAGGCGTATGTCGTCACGACCGCGGGGCTCGTCCTTTATTTCGCCGCGGCCTATAAGATATGCGACCTCGTCCTTTATCTGTCGCCGGTACCGCTCGTGGTTTTCATTATATATCCGCTCATGAAGCGCTTTACGTGGCTTTGCCACTTCGGCGTGGGGCTCGGGCTGGCTCTGGCCCCTCTCGGGGGATGGATTGCCGTAACCTGCTCGTTTCACAGCATTTATCCGGGCGTGTTGCTCGCCCTGTTTACTTTTTTCTGGGTTTCTGGGTTCGACGTCATATACGCGACGATGGACGAGGCATTCGACAGGGAGCAGGGGATATATTCGATGGTGGCGCGCTTCGGAAGGGGGACGGCCCTTTATATTTCGGGGCTTCTCCACCAGGCGGCGTTCTTCTCGATAGCCTTTTTATACTTCCTCATGTTCAGGACCATAGCCGCAGGAATCATGGTAGCGGCTATCGGGATTCTTCTTTTCCTGGAGCAGAGGAAGTCGTCGAACGTAGACCTCGCGTTCTTTAAAATCAACATCCTGGTCGGGTTTTCCGTTTTTCTTTTCGTCCTCGCCGGGATATACTTACCCTAG
- a CDS encoding UbiX family flavin prenyltransferase, with amino-acid sequence MRTIVGITGASGVAYGVEFLRRCPDDKFLISSKWGRHVLNEELGLKIEELRPWVKDIYSDSDLAAPFSSGSNHFDSLVVIPCSVSTLAKMANGIGDSLITRIAQVALKERRRLVIALRETPLSSIALENALKLSREGAIIMPISPPHYLKAETVSGLIEGYVDKVLNIIGVPTGNGWKQGELD; translated from the coding sequence ATGAGAACAATCGTAGGCATTACCGGCGCATCCGGCGTCGCATACGGGGTCGAATTTTTAAGGAGATGCCCCGACGACAAGTTCCTTATTTCGAGCAAGTGGGGGAGGCACGTTTTAAACGAGGAGCTCGGGCTCAAGATAGAAGAGCTCCGCCCCTGGGTGAAGGACATATACAGCGATTCGGACCTCGCGGCCCCGTTTTCGTCCGGAAGTAACCACTTCGATTCGCTGGTGGTCATACCGTGCTCGGTTTCAACGCTCGCCAAGATGGCGAACGGCATAGGGGATTCGCTCATTACCCGCATAGCGCAGGTGGCCTTGAAGGAGAGGAGGCGGCTCGTAATCGCCTTGAGGGAAACGCCGCTCAGCTCCATAGCGCTCGAAAACGCGCTCAAGCTGTCGCGCGAGGGGGCGATCATAATGCCGATAAGCCCGCCGCATTATCTTAAGGCGGAGACAGTGAGCGGCCTAATCGAGGGGTACGTGGACAAGGTGCTTAACATCATAGGCGTCCCGACGGGCAACGGCTGGAAGCAGGGGGAGCTCGACTAG